The DNA segment ATGGGCAAACTCTTCGCACTTACGACGGAATTCAGTGGCTGAAATTGACTTACGATCCACACCCAATTTCTGAATCGCATTTTCGATTGGTAAACCATGGGTATCCCAACCCGGAAAGAATGGTGTGTAATAACCAAGCATCGCATGACTTCTCACAATAAAATCCTTGATGGAACGATTCATCGCTGTTCCGGCGTGTAAGTTACCATTCGCATAAGGAGGACCATCATGCAATACAAAAGATGGCTGTCCTTCATGTTGCTTTAGGATACTTTCATAATGCTTCTTATCTTCCCAATTCTTTAAAATAGCTGGTTCCTTCTTCGCCAAATTTCCTCTCATTTCAAAATCTGTTTTTGGCATATTTAGAGTTTCTTTGTAATCCATTGTGACCTCCTTTACAAAAGAAAACGTCCTTATCTTCTAAGGACGTTATAAAACGCGGTACCACCTTAGTTTATAGTCAAAGACCATACCCTTCATTTTTCCTTAACGCAGAATCACGTTTACTCCCGGGTGATATCCATTTCTTGTCTTCTTGCCTTTTTCCAGCAAGCAAAGGCTCTCTATATTTCCGACAAGTTGGCTTGTCCTGTTCATCGTAATCACTTATTCAAAATACTTTAGCCATTCTTGATCCGGTAAATCAGGAAGCTTAAACGCATCCAATTCCTTATTGATTTGCGCTAATTGTTCTTTCATTTCCTTCTTCACAATGCCCGCATCTTCGTATAGAACGGTTAATTGTCTTAGAACAGAATGAGCATTCGCCAGCGTTTCTTGAATCATCATGTCCGCATTTTCATGAGCGGTATTGATAATCTTCGTTGCTTCATTGAGGGCTAACGACTTAATTTGGTTGGCTTGAACTTCCGCTTCTTGATTTTTATTTTGTAGAAGTGCTAATTCTTGACGCAATCGATCATTCTCCATTTGAAGTTCAACCATACTATTTTGGTACAACTCCAATTTTCGTGTCAGCACAGATAAACTAGCTTCCATTTCTTCCATTTTTGCGTCAACCGCAAAACGATCATAACCATTTTTGGTTTTTCGAAATCTTGCTCGCTGAACCATGGATTCTCCTTTCAGATATATTGCTTCATATGCGCAACCAGACGACCGCTTTTCGTCCGCCGAATTATCTCAATAAATTGAAATCTTCCACAGCCACGTATAGAAATCGTAGTCCCATTATGGCACAATTTACCGGCATCTTCAATCATTTCATGATTTACCGATACTTGTCCGGCTTGAATTTGGTGCTTCGCTTTTTCCCGTGATGTTTTCATCAATGCAGATACCATCGCATCAATTCGATAACTAGCCACAATCACTTCAAACTCACGAAAAGCTCTTTCATAAACAGGATAATCCGTTAGTCTTTCCCAATGAATACGCAACTGATTCACTTGCGTGAGATGTTGCTCAAAAAAGGAAACCATGTCTTCACTTGTGTAAAGATAAATCGCATCGTTTTCTATCCAGAAATCACCAAAGGAACTTCTTTCCACTTGTAAGCTCATCAGTGCTCCTAAAACATCCTTATGACCAATCTTACGAAATCTTTGGTCAATCTTTGCTTTTAGGCAAACAATATCAGAAAAGCCATCCTCTCCCATTGGTGAGAAGATGACTTTTTTCTTCATGGCACCTTTGTATCCACCAAAGTAATAAAGACAACTACTCTCAGGAAATAAAGGTAATAGCTTTGTTTGTTCAGCTTCCTCTAAAAAGTTTGAACAGATACAAGTATTCCATAATTCACTTTTTAACTGTAAGTCACGCAAATGAGCTACTAAGGTATCAAAATCCCTAGTCTTCATCACTGTTTAAATTGATAGCGCCTTCTACCGGAACATTCTTTGGTGTGCATAAAATCACATTATGCCCAATTTTTTGAATAGAGCCATCCACAGCATAAACAACACCGGTTAAGAAATCAATCATGCGTTGCGCTGCATCCCTTGGTAACTTATGTAAATTAACAACCGCTGCACGACGTTCTTTCAAATGTTTGCCAACCTCTTCCGCTTGGCTAAAATCACGGGGTTCAAATAATACCACTTGCGTATCACCTGCTACTTTCTTTATATTCGACTTCGTTGTTTCATAACTGCTCACCGGCGAAATGGTTTCCATTTCTTGTGTATTGACTTCTAAAGCATCTTCGTCTTCTTCATCAATTGGAGCAATCCAGTTCTTTAATTTATCAAAACCCATATCTATACCTCTTTTATCTCTTTTCAAATTATATCAGTTTTTCTTTCTGAATACACTTTTCATTCTTGTTTTTTTCTTTTATAATACCACTAACATGTTAAAAGCCTATCGCAACTTAAATACTTGGATCTGGGTTGGTCTAGCTATTTTAGTAGCTTTCATTTCCCTTTTCTTTCAAAAAACACTCCTGCATTTTATCAATACCCTAGCCATGGTTGGCTTCATTTACTTTGCGATTGGAATTTTCCGTCTTTCTTGGATTAAAGGGGATTATGCCTTTCTAAGTTATCGAAAGCTCAAACACCATGATTTTAAAACCTACCGAGAAAATATCATCGAAAGAAGAAAAGATATTCCCAATACCATTTTTTACGCTTCTTTTGTTGTATTAGTTCTTTGTGTAGTCTTGCATTTATTTTACTGATACCGGTTCCTAGAACCATTTTTTATTGATTGGATGGAAGAAAAGACTTAAGCTCGCTTAAGTCTTATTTTAATTCCTTACGATACGCTTTCATTTCCGCTTCATTTGCCCAAATAAAATGACCGGGCTTGATTTCTTGGAAACTTGGTTTATCCGTATCATAATGGTGGGCATCAATGGAATAAGAAGGAACCATCTTGTTCTTTTCAATTTGCGGATCGGGAATTGGTACAGCCGCCAGTAATGATTGCGTATATGGATGCAATGGATTACGGAACAATTCATTCGTTTCCGCCAATTCAACAATACGACCTAAATGAATAACCCCAATACGATCGGAGATAAAGCGAACCACCGATAAGTCATGGGCAATAAAGACGGTTGTTAAGTTTCTTTCCTTTTGAAGCCTCTTCAATAAATTTAAAACTTGGGCACGAATGGACACATCCAACGCTGAAATAGGCTCATCGGCTATTAACAATTCCGGTTCCATAATAATAGCACGTGCAATACCAATACGTTGACGTTGACCACCTGAGAATTCATGTGGATAACGAGATAAATGTTCCTCTAAAAGACCCACTTCCATAAGAGCATCGATCACTTTCTTACGACGTTCTTCCTCATCTTTGTATAGATGGAAATTCGATAGTCCTTCAGAAACAATATAATCTACCGTTGCCCTTTCATTTAAAGAAGCGGCCGGATCTTGGAAAACCATTTGGATTTTCTTAACAACTTCACGATCCAATTCTTTTGAAATTTTACCGGAAATTTTCTTACCTTCAAAAATAACTTCACCATCGCTTAATGGATTAATACGAATTAAAGCACGGGCAACGGTTGTCTTACCGGAACCCGATTCACCCACAAGCGAAAAGGTTTCACCTCGATAAACATCAAAGTTCACATCCTTAACCGCCACAAACTTATTATGTCCAGAACCAAAGGTAACTTCTAAATTCTTGGCTGAAATCAATACTTCTTTATCTGTCTTAGCCATGATAGATACCTCCTTCTCCTAATGTATTTAATAAACGTTCATGCAAGTTGCGAATCGCTTCCGGTTTTTCCACCTTTGGTGCTCGCGGATCCATTAACCAAGTCTTCGCCAAATGGGTATTCGTTACCGCAAACATGGGTGGTTCTTGTTCAAAATCAATCTTCATCGCATATGGATTACGTGGCGCAAAGGCATCCCCTTTAATCTCTTCAAATAGACTTGGAGGGGTTCCGGTAATGGCGTATAAATCTTGACCTTTAATCCCTAACTGAGGTAAAGAGCTTAATAATGCCCACGTATATGGATGTTTTGGATCATAGAAGATTTCTTCTACCGTACCATATTCCACAATTTGACCAGCATACATAACGGCAACCTTATCCGCTACATTCGCCACCACCCCTAAGTCGTGGGTAATATAAACTGTTGTGAAGTGGTATTCAGCCGATAAATCCTTAATCAATTTAATGATTTGAGCTTGAATTGTAACATCCAAAGCCGTTGTTGGCTCATCACAGATTAAAATCTTGGGATGACAAGCCAAGGCAATCGCAATAACGATACGCTGACGCATCCCCCCGGAATATTGGAAAGGATATTCATCAAAGCGTTTCTCGGCATTATTAATACCAACTTTCTTCATCAAGCTAACCGCTTCAACACGCGCCTCACTGATGGATTTACCTTGGTGCCTCATGATGACTTCCGTAATTTGGGAACCAATGGAACGAATAGGATTTAAAGAGGTCATCGGATCTTGGAAAATAGTCGCAATCTTTTTACCACGAATGGCTTCCCATTCCTTATCATTCTTATTATCCAATAGATTTTTTCCCTCAAACACAATGCGTCCTTGAGGAATAAAACCATTAGCTTCTAACATACCTGTAAACGTCTTTGTGAAAACCGACTTACCGGAGCCGGATTCACCCACAATCGCTAAAGTTTCACCATCGTATAAATCAATCGAAACATTACGAATGGCGGTTAAGATACGTTCACGAACATGAAACTTAACGATAATATCCCGAGCACTTAAGACCGCTTCCTTACTCCCATTTTTATCTAAAGAAGCGTCTAAATTCATTTTCATCTCTGACATGATTTCCCTCCTTACATATGGGTTCTTGGATCAGAAGCATCCGCTAAAGTCTGTCCAACGATATAAAGCGATACGGAAATAATCGCCGACATGAAGACAGGAATCCAGAATAGATACGCTGCTGATGTCATAAAAGTCGAATATTTTGAAATCAATTGTCCTAAAGAAACGTCGTTTGCACTTAAACCAATGCCTAAGAAAGATAAGAACACCTCATAGGAAATATAGTTTGGCACATCACGAGAAACTTGTGTCACAATAACCGATACCAAATAAGGTAAAATATTATGACGAATAATCTTTGGGGTTGATGTTCCTAAACAGCGGGAAGCCAAGTTGTATTCACGGTCACGAATCATCATAACTTGAATACGGATAGAGTACGCCGTTCCTAACCAAGAAGTAACGGTTAAAGCAAAAATCAATTGCCAGAAACCTTGCCCGATAACATACATCAAGACCATAACCACTAACGTGAATGGAACATTAGCAATAACATTATAAAGCTCTAACATGAAGACATCTAATTTCTTGGAATATCCCCAAAAAGCACCAACCACAACACCAACAACGTTTGTGATAATGGTCGCAATAATCGCTAAGTTTAAAGATGTCCTTGTTCCTAACCAAACGGAATCAAATAAGGAATCGCCAACGGTATCCGTTCCAAACCAGAAAGTCGCATTCGGTTTAATAAAACGTCTGGAAAAGTCATTAACATGTGGCTTCAACGCTGGATTAAAGCCTGAAATAGATGGATAAATAATTGCCATTAATATAACAATTAAGGACAACACTAAGAAGAAAATAGCAGTCTTACTAGAAAAGAATTTACGGGAAACTGATTTCCAATAAGAGTAATGAGGACTAGCAATATGTTCGGATGCTTCTGAATCAATATCCACAAATGTAAATAATTCATCATTCATTATCGGCTTTCTCCTTTCGAGGTTAATTGAATACGAGGGTCAACAACCGTTACCAATAAGTCACCTAACAATAATGAGATAATCGATAATGTTGTCAAGATAAAGGTAATCGCAATAACCATTGGGTTATTGTATGCCTTAATCGCATCCGGCAGCATCTTACCCATGCCCGGAATCGCAAAGACAGTTTCTGTAATCACCGCCCCGGAAATTGTTAAAATAACTGCAGCCGGAATACCATTCACTAGGGGAATTGAAGCATTGCGTAAAATATGTTTACGGAAGATTTCTCTTTGCGATAAACCCTTCGCTCTTGCGAACTTAACATAATCAGAACTTGCCTGATCCAACATAAATCTGCGCATCCACATCATAATACCACCCGTAGACATCAAGCCTAAAATTAAGACCGGTATAATATACGAACGAATATTATGGGCACCCAAAGTTGGAAATTTATCTGGCAAACCAATCTTCAAACCAATGAATTGAACAAAGTAAATGAAGGCAAGAGATGGTACTGCCGACATAACATTGATATAAACGGTGCCTAATTTATCTTGCCATTTATCCTTATGCGAAGCCATAGTCATACCCGCCGGAATACCAATGAGATAGGTAATAATTAAGGCAATAATACCCATCATCATGGAAGTTGCAATCATAGAAGGATCCGCATGTAAATTGTCACAATTCGCATAGTTATCCAAGAAACGACCTTTATCTAAATCATCCATCGTACTCGTTGCTTTATATTTACAAGCATGCAACTGTAAAGCACTATTGGCTTTCTTACCTGTTTCAAAAGTAATTGGTAATGGCTTACTAGAGCCCTGTGTTTGCGTCAATACATCTTTGACATCCACACCACCAAAAGTCGGATAAGAAACCCCAAAGTTCAAACCAATAAAGTTTTGATGAATGAAAGGGAATTTATCATCGAAATAAAGAAGATATTTATGAACCGTTCCCGATCCTTTAATGGCCGGTAAGCCATTATAGTCATTTTCAATATAAAATTTTCTTTCTAAATTCGGATTTTGATCATCCGAAACACGCCATGGATGATCCACTTCAATTAAATGCCCAAACCAATTTTTAACCAAGTCTAAAATACTATACTCCTTTGTTGCATAGTATAGTCCTGTACGATAAGTCTTAACGGTATAACCCTTATTTTTTAATTCATCAAACGCAACTTTGGCTTCTTTCGAGTTTGTGACCATACAGCCATCTCCCTTACCTCGACAAATATCACCTTGTTCCTTGAAATCTAAATAACCCAAACGTTGATACACGCTATTCATATAGCGGGTTTTGGAATCTTCATCATTTAACTTCACCCATGTTGGATCTTGTTGGAAGATCTTCGAGCGATCGATTTGGGTATACACCAGTGTTAGTGCGATAATCACAACCGCAACAATGGAGAATACCGAGCGAATCAATCTTCCTATAACATAACGGCTCATAATCTCACCCTTTCTTATATCTGTTATAGTTTATCATAACCTTAAGTCATTTTCACGTCATTTATGACATTTTTTTCAAAACAATTTATGAAAACTTTTTCATTTATCTTACAAAAATAGAAAAAGGGAAGTTTTCACGAACCTCCCTTATCAAACGACTTTTATTTAGCAGTACGCTTATTCATCCATTCTTCTTTAGCCTTGTTGTACTCTTCAGCTGTCACGATTTCCTTTTGGATAACCCAGTGTTTGTACTTTTCGCCACCCGGACCAGCATCGGAGTATGCTGCTGTAAATGGCTTCACTCTGGAAACACGATAACCAATTGGTGTACAAGATATTGGAATTTCTAAAGCATTATCGGTTAGCCAAGCTTCCGCTTTCGCATAAGCTTCATAACGTTTATTCATATCATCAGAAATCGCATCCGCTTTTTCTAATAGGGACTCATACTCACTCAACTTAACAGCTTCAGCGGCAACCTTATCACTATCGTTATAGAACGAAGAATTAGATTTAGAATTGATACCTGCGGTCTTAATCATATCTCCATTGTTTGGCGAATAGACGCTTAAGTAAGACTTAGGATCTAAATAGTCCGGGGACCAACCTGTAGCCGTCGAAATATCCCAGTCAAAGTCCTTCGCATTGTTAACATCATAAGTAACAGCCAGATACTTATTTTGGTTCTTTTCGGAATGAACGTTAATTAAAATTTGTTTATTTGAGTTCTTTTCAATCGAAGCCTTCATGGAAGCGGCTTGGGCATTAAAAATAGCCGCATCATAATTCACTAAGTCCAACGTTACAGGGAATTTAACACCTTCAGCCTTAGCGGCATCGATGTACTTTTGCACCATTTTCGGATTGAAGAAAGCATCGTTACCATCGTTGAAATCACCACGAATCTGGTTCTTATCCTTCACATTAGCGGCCACCGTTTCCGCAAAAGTCTTCTTATTAACACTCACAAAGTCACCCTTTGTCATTGTATTACGAATCATCTTCTTAGCTAAGTCTTCGGAACCCGTTCTTTGTGTCGCAAAAGCCACACGATCAAAAGCGGCACGGAAAGCTTTACGGAAGTTTACATTACGAAGTGCAAATTGCGTATTCTTCTTTTGTTCTTCTGTTTTATTAGAATATTTATAAGCCTTACGGTTCAAGTTGAAAGCCAAATTGAATGTGGTTGTATCAGGTAAACCATAAGTCACCTTACCGGCGTATTTATCTTTGTAAGATTTTTGTTCACTTGGATCCCATGCACCGGAGATACCGCCCTGAACATAGTTTCCCTTTTCAAAACCATTCATAACCGAGTGACTATCTTGTCCATCATCATAAATTAAATTTACTTTATTGATGTAAACATGATCTTTATCCCAGTAGTTAGGGTTCTTGGTGTATTCAATCTTGGATTTCGTTGTGAAGTTTGTTAAGAAGTAAGCGCCATTGTAAAGAATAGAGCTTGGATCAGTCTTACCAAAGCTACACTTCGTTGCCTTATAAGCACCTAACTTACAGCCTTCTCCCTTGGATTCTAAGAATTTTTTATTGACCGGATAAAGAATAGCATAAGAAGCTAAGGAATTAAAATAAGTTACCGGCTTAGTAAGTTCGTATTGAACTGTATAATCATCTAAAGCCTTAACACCAACTTGATTAAATGGTACTTTACCTTGTTCATATTCTGCAAGATTCTTAATTAATCTGTTTACTAAAAACTTCGAACCGGAATCCGCATCTATTGCATGCTGTAAACCGGTCACAAAGTCATGGGCTGTTGTTTCAGCGTATTCTTCTTGTTCATTTGTGTACCATTTAACACCTTTGCGTAGTTTAAATGTCCATGTCTTATAATCAGCACTGTGCTCAATCTTTTCAGCTAAAGCGCCTACATAGTTACCATAGCGGTCATTTTCAACCAAACCATCCACAAAATTAACTAAGTGCTTTGTATCCTCGCCTCGTTGTGATGCTGTATAGTCGAAAGTTATCGGATCAGTCGCATACACATAATTAAAATCTTCAGATGTTGTCAGAGCTGTGCCACCTTTTCCACCACTACAACCAACAAGAGTTGTAGCAGTAACTAAAATAGCCAAGCCTTTTTTAAAACCTGTTTTCATAATCCCTCCTAAGGCTATTGTGCCTCACATTGATTATAGTAATTTTTTTTCATTCTTTTGTCTATCATTTGCAAGAATTTTCTCGATATTTTTTCAAATTCATTTCATTTATATGAAATAATTTTCAGAAAATTTTTTCATTTATTGTTATTTACTAGAAGCAAGCATTTGTTTTTTATGTATTTTAGTGCTAATTATTTTTTCATGATGAATTACAAATAATACTGTCATAGGAGTTGCGGTAGTGGTCAACACACAACAAATGAAAAGAGAGGACGGCTATCTGTTGCACAGTAATACTTGGATTACTTTTCATAAGAAGAACTATTTGTTCTTGGATACTACTTTTTTCTTTGGTAGTTTCTTGAGTAGTGCTACCATGAACTCTGATTATATTTTCATTTTCTTCGAGGGACATCTTAAGAGACATTGCGAACGACATTGTCGCTCACAACCTTCTGCGCAGCTATCTTCTTCAGAGAAATAATCGCTCTGAATGTGTCCCCTTCCTCAAATAACAGGTTTTCATCGTAATTTTAGTAGTAGATTTCATGGTGGTTTTTCACTATTACTATTATCGAAATTTCTATACCTCTGTCCCATAATAATATAATTTTATTCATTTGTTTCTTCCGCAATATCTATATATTCTTTTAATTTTCGTTGCAACAAATTCTTATCTATCAATTTTAATCTATATTCAGATACCATTGTAGGTGAAAGGCTCCTACTTAACGCAAATTCTACTACCTCATCATCTTTTGAAGCACAAAGGATTACTCCTGCACTTGGATTTTCAGCTTGTTTCTTTACTTCTCTATCCAATGCTTCTAAATACAGGTTCATTTTTCCGATATATTCCGGTTTAAACTCCCCTATCTTTAGTTCAAATGCAACTAAGCAAGATAACCCTCTATGATAGAATAACAAATCTATATAGTAATCATGATTACCAACCTGTACCCTGTATTCATTTCCTATGAATGAGAAATCTTTATCAATTTCCAATATGAAATTCTTTAGATTTTCAAGAATTGATTTTTGAAAATCTCTTTCACTTCCAATCTTTGGTGCATCAAGAAATTCCAACACATAGCTATCCATAAATAGATTATGTGTTTCTTGTTTTGCTCTTTGTATAACAGGCAAATTATTACCATTTGAGAGCATATAGCGTTCATAGTAGCCACTATCCATCTGTCTTTCCAATTCACGCTTTGAATATCTTTCTTTTACTGCCAATTCAATATAAAATCTTCTCTCTTCTTGACTTTTAGAAGCTGACATTATTTTCAAGTGATTAGTCCAGCTCAATTGTGTCACCGGTGGTGACACTTTTTCATCATCTTTGTATAGCTCATAGAATTGCTTCATTCTGTAAAGTCCTCTACGGGTAAACCCTTTTAAATCAGGATAATTTTCAGAGAAAAAGTCAGCAACATTTTCCACAAAATTTGATCCATAACTTGCTTCTTTACTTTTCTCACTTATATACTTTCCCACTTCCTGATACATCAAAATCAGTTCTTCATTGACTCTTCTATAAGCACGATCCTTTGCACCTTCAATAATCTTAACAATATCATCAAATTGATGATTATCTTTTACCACATCTGTATTCTGCAATACCATCTTATCTTTATTCATTATTTATTTACCTCTATAAATATGTTATTTATCCATATTTTCTTCAATGAAAGTCTTGGAGTTTTGAATTTGCACTTTATCTTTATTGACTATAAAAGTAACATAATCTCCATTTTGTAAGTCCAAAAGTTCTCTTATCCTTTTTGGAATGGTAACTTGCCCCTTTGACATAACTTTTGCAGTATCCATAAATGTATCTTTCATACTCGTTTGTCTTTCTACCTACTTTTCCTACGAAAGATTGTAGCATTTTTAGGGCATTTTTCCAGCTTGAAATTAGTGTCATCTTACTTGTTATAAGTTAAAACCACTTCTTTTATCCCATTTTCCATCGCTTCTAAAAATTTTTCCTTTGAGGATTTTCCCTGTGCAATATCCGATAACTCCATTTCCCACTTTGCGGTTGTTTCTGCTGATTTAAAAGTATCCGCTACAATCGTTACAAGGCTTATTCCTTTATGTGTGGCAATAAGATTCTTTTTATCTCTTCCAATAAAACCTTTAAAAATTAAATTTTCAATAATCCCTGCCCTTGTTGCCGGAGTTCCAAGTCCTTTCCTAGGTCTGCCCTAGTCCATTTCGTCCCACGAAGAATGAGTTGCTGACGAATTGAGATGAGGGTATTTCACTTCTACACCTTTTTCTAAGGCTTCATTTCCTGCATTCTCCATAGACTTTAAGAGCGTATCTTCTGATAGCTTTTGTCAAGGGTAGTTAAGAAATTTATTTATCTTTTTTGTAACTCATATCTTCACATTCTTTCTGAATAAGTCTATTTATTTTATCTGTAATTGTTTCATCACTGGTTTC comes from the Bulleidia sp. zg-1006 genome and includes:
- a CDS encoding YlmH/Sll1252 family protein, giving the protein MKTRDFDTLVAHLRDLQLKSELWNTCICSNFLEEAEQTKLLPLFPESSCLYYFGGYKGAMKKKVIFSPMGEDGFSDIVCLKAKIDQRFRKIGHKDVLGALMSLQVERSSFGDFWIENDAIYLYTSEDMVSFFEQHLTQVNQLRIHWERLTDYPVYERAFREFEVIVASYRIDAMVSALMKTSREKAKHQIQAGQVSVNHEMIEDAGKLCHNGTTISIRGCGRFQFIEIIRRTKSGRLVAHMKQYI
- a CDS encoding cell division protein SepF — translated: MGFDKLKNWIAPIDEEDEDALEVNTQEMETISPVSSYETTKSNIKKVAGDTQVVLFEPRDFSQAEEVGKHLKERRAAVVNLHKLPRDAAQRMIDFLTGVVYAVDGSIQKIGHNVILCTPKNVPVEGAINLNSDED
- a CDS encoding ATP-binding cassette domain-containing protein is translated as MAKTDKEVLISAKNLEVTFGSGHNKFVAVKDVNFDVYRGETFSLVGESGSGKTTVARALIRINPLSDGEVIFEGKKISGKISKELDREVVKKIQMVFQDPAASLNERATVDYIVSEGLSNFHLYKDEEERRKKVIDALMEVGLLEEHLSRYPHEFSGGQRQRIGIARAIIMEPELLIADEPISALDVSIRAQVLNLLKRLQKERNLTTVFIAHDLSVVRFISDRIGVIHLGRIVELAETNELFRNPLHPYTQSLLAAVPIPDPQIEKNKMVPSYSIDAHHYDTDKPSFQEIKPGHFIWANEAEMKAYRKELK
- a CDS encoding ABC transporter ATP-binding protein, producing the protein MSEMKMNLDASLDKNGSKEAVLSARDIIVKFHVRERILTAIRNVSIDLYDGETLAIVGESGSGKSVFTKTFTGMLEANGFIPQGRIVFEGKNLLDNKNDKEWEAIRGKKIATIFQDPMTSLNPIRSIGSQITEVIMRHQGKSISEARVEAVSLMKKVGINNAEKRFDEYPFQYSGGMRQRIVIAIALACHPKILICDEPTTALDVTIQAQIIKLIKDLSAEYHFTTVYITHDLGVVANVADKVAVMYAGQIVEYGTVEEIFYDPKHPYTWALLSSLPQLGIKGQDLYAITGTPPSLFEEIKGDAFAPRNPYAMKIDFEQEPPMFAVTNTHLAKTWLMDPRAPKVEKPEAIRNLHERLLNTLGEGGIYHG
- the oppC gene encoding oligopeptide ABC transporter permease OppC; its protein translation is MNDELFTFVDIDSEASEHIASPHYSYWKSVSRKFFSSKTAIFFLVLSLIVILMAIIYPSISGFNPALKPHVNDFSRRFIKPNATFWFGTDTVGDSLFDSVWLGTRTSLNLAIIATIITNVVGVVVGAFWGYSKKLDVFMLELYNVIANVPFTLVVMVLMYVIGQGFWQLIFALTVTSWLGTAYSIRIQVMMIRDREYNLASRCLGTSTPKIIRHNILPYLVSVIVTQVSRDVPNYISYEVFLSFLGIGLSANDVSLGQLISKYSTFMTSAAYLFWIPVFMSAIISVSLYIVGQTLADASDPRTHM
- a CDS encoding ABC transporter permease codes for the protein MSRYVIGRLIRSVFSIVAVVIIALTLVYTQIDRSKIFQQDPTWVKLNDEDSKTRYMNSVYQRLGYLDFKEQGDICRGKGDGCMVTNSKEAKVAFDELKNKGYTVKTYRTGLYYATKEYSILDLVKNWFGHLIEVDHPWRVSDDQNPNLERKFYIENDYNGLPAIKGSGTVHKYLLYFDDKFPFIHQNFIGLNFGVSYPTFGGVDVKDVLTQTQGSSKPLPITFETGKKANSALQLHACKYKATSTMDDLDKGRFLDNYANCDNLHADPSMIATSMMMGIIALIITYLIGIPAGMTMASHKDKWQDKLGTVYINVMSAVPSLAFIYFVQFIGLKIGLPDKFPTLGAHNIRSYIIPVLILGLMSTGGIMMWMRRFMLDQASSDYVKFARAKGLSQREIFRKHILRNASIPLVNGIPAAVILTISGAVITETVFAIPGMGKMLPDAIKAYNNPMVIAITFILTTLSIISLLLGDLLVTVVDPRIQLTSKGESR
- a CDS encoding peptide ABC transporter substrate-binding protein, producing the protein MKTGFKKGLAILVTATTLVGCSGGKGGTALTTSEDFNYVYATDPITFDYTASQRGEDTKHLVNFVDGLVENDRYGNYVGALAEKIEHSADYKTWTFKLRKGVKWYTNEQEEYAETTAHDFVTGLQHAIDADSGSKFLVNRLIKNLAEYEQGKVPFNQVGVKALDDYTVQYELTKPVTYFNSLASYAILYPVNKKFLESKGEGCKLGAYKATKCSFGKTDPSSILYNGAYFLTNFTTKSKIEYTKNPNYWDKDHVYINKVNLIYDDGQDSHSVMNGFEKGNYVQGGISGAWDPSEQKSYKDKYAGKVTYGLPDTTTFNLAFNLNRKAYKYSNKTEEQKKNTQFALRNVNFRKAFRAAFDRVAFATQRTGSEDLAKKMIRNTMTKGDFVSVNKKTFAETVAANVKDKNQIRGDFNDGNDAFFNPKMVQKYIDAAKAEGVKFPVTLDLVNYDAAIFNAQAASMKASIEKNSNKQILINVHSEKNQNKYLAVTYDVNNAKDFDWDISTATGWSPDYLDPKSYLSVYSPNNGDMIKTAGINSKSNSSFYNDSDKVAAEAVKLSEYESLLEKADAISDDMNKRYEAYAKAEAWLTDNALEIPISCTPIGYRVSRVKPFTAAYSDAGPGGEKYKHWVIQKEIVTAEEYNKAKEEWMNKRTAK
- a CDS encoding YhcG family protein, which produces MNKDKMVLQNTDVVKDNHQFDDIVKIIEGAKDRAYRRVNEELILMYQEVGKYISEKSKEASYGSNFVENVADFFSENYPDLKGFTRRGLYRMKQFYELYKDDEKVSPPVTQLSWTNHLKIMSASKSQEERRFYIELAVKERYSKRELERQMDSGYYERYMLSNGNNLPVIQRAKQETHNLFMDSYVLEFLDAPKIGSERDFQKSILENLKNFILEIDKDFSFIGNEYRVQVGNHDYYIDLLFYHRGLSCLVAFELKIGEFKPEYIGKMNLYLEALDREVKKQAENPSAGVILCASKDDEVVEFALSRSLSPTMVSEYRLKLIDKNLLQRKLKEYIDIAEETNE
- a CDS encoding AbrB/MazE/SpoVT family DNA-binding domain-containing protein, with product MKDTFMDTAKVMSKGQVTIPKRIRELLDLQNGDYVTFIVNKDKVQIQNSKTFIEENMDK
- a CDS encoding transposon-encoded TnpW family protein, with protein sequence MGKTNYKVTVHFSETSDETITDKINRLIQKECEDMSYKKDK